GCCGTAATAGATGCGCTCCTCCGCATAGGGCGAAGCCCAGGCGCCGCCGCCGGCACCGCAACAATGATTGTTGGCTCGGTTGGGATACATATCGACAAAATTATCCACGCACTGCTGGGTGATCCAGCGCGGTTCCTCATAGTAGCCATGGCCAAAGACCATCTCCGACTTCCGGCCGTAGTTGCAGGGGTCATGAAAGGTGGTAAGTTCCGGGTGTTTGGACTTATCCACCTTGATGCGCCCGGTTTCGAGGTATTCCTTCAACAAATCGTGGACGCTCATGTACTTGACTTCACCGGGAAACCACAGTTCGAGACCAACACGGGTCGCGAAGTAGGCATGGCCTCACTCCGGCAAGAGCAGATACTCGCATTCCAGCTCTTTATAATTCTCCACAATCCTCCGGACAATCTCCTTCATGGCCTCGTCGTCGCCGGTGAAAAGGCCCCAGTTGACCCCTTCCCAGTTCTCCGAGGGGACGGTCCAGGATTCCTTGGCAGCGTAAAAGATCTTCCACCAAAAGAACATATCTTCGGGTTCACCAAAAGGCTCCTTGGAGTTTATGGTCAGCATGATCCTGGCGCCCTTCTTGTCTACAGGCACCTCGAAACCTGGCAGTTCCTCAGCCAACTCCGCCGCTAGATCCTCCAGCAGAAACAGATAATCTTCCTTGGGGATGCCCACGTTGTTGCCCGACTTTAGGCACTGGGCCACTCCCTTGTGTAAAACTCCGGGCACCTCCTCCCGCGGTCGCAGCCAGCGTGCGCTGCGAATCATCCGGACCAGGTCGATGTGCATCGGACAACCGTGCTCGCAACGGCCGCATAGAGTGCAAACCCAGGGAAATTTTGAGTCGATGAGCTCCTGTTCCAGGCCCAGGAGAACCGCGCGTACCGCCTTGCGCATGTCCCAACCGTCCACTCCGGTCACTGGGCAGCCACCAGCACAGGTACCACAGGTAAGGCAGAGGTCGAGAATCCCCGGTCCAGTTGTGACTTCCTCCTTCATGAAATGGTCACGCAGCGTAAACGGCCTGCCCTCAAGCTTCAACGGTTCCATGAATAGCTCTCCTCTAGTGATGGTTGTACTCTTGATCTCTGGCTTTTTGGGAAGTGACAAAATCTGGAGTAACTGCAAATAAATTCACAAACAACAAAATTATATTAAGGTCTTTCCCCAAAGTCAAACTATTTTAGCGATGCCACACCCTGGCAAGGCAATGTCCCGGGTCAATTATGGACCATCAGATCTTGATATTTGCTACCAACTCTTTCACCGCGGCTACCGACCTGTCGAACGCTGCCTTTTCTTCTGGAGTGAGCTCGATCTCGATCACCTTTTCCACTCCGGCACCACCTAGCATGACCGGCACTCCGACAAAATAGCCGCCCACACCATATTCCTTGTCGCAATATGCAGCACACGGCAGAATCCGCTTCTGATCCTTGAGAATGGATTCTGCCATCTGCACAGCAGA
The window above is part of the Deltaproteobacteria bacterium genome. Proteins encoded here:
- a CDS encoding (Fe-S)-binding protein — translated: MKEEVTTGPGILDLCLTCGTCAGGCPVTGVDGWDMRKAVRAVLLGLEQELIDSKFPWVCTLCGRCEHGCPMHIDLVRMIRSARWLRPREEVPGVLHKGVAQCLKSGNNVGIPKEDYLFLLEDLAAELAEELPGFEVPVDKKGARIMLTINSKEPFGEPEDMFFWWKIFYAAKESWTVPSENWEGVNWGLFTGDDEAMKEIVRRIVENYKELECEYLLLPEUGHAYFATRVGLELWFPGEVKYMSVHDLLKEYLETGRIKVDKSKHPELTTFHDPCNYGRKSEMVFGHGYYEEPRWITQQCVDNFVDMYPNRANNHCCGAGGGAWASPYAEERIYYGRVKARQIKDTGAELLIAPCHNCRDQIMKSLRKEYDMMNVEVKYLWELVADSLVIEGVTDTEE